A genomic window from Streptomyces sp. NBC_00234 includes:
- a CDS encoding LacI family DNA-binding transcriptional regulator — translation MRRQSTAGEQRRATVTDVARLASVSTATVSRVLNRNYPVAQATRERVESAMRELGYVVNAHARALAGVSNRTVGIIVNEVIDPFYAYIARGVEREAALGGRLCLVCCTQGDPQRELAFIELMHERRADAVIVVGGSIADRTYTSELARRARELDAGGSKLVLCGRPPLGESAPTAAVEYDNEGGAFAITDHLLMQGHERILYLGGPPKLSTTRDRLAGHRRALELRGVTPDPELVQPGAFSRNFGHRRMTELLKDGPEFTAVFAANDMVAAGAAQALEEAGLRVPKDISLVGYDDIPVAQEMRPRLTTVHVPLEEMGRQAVRLAVSGGDEDDWREPTTGALRLGTHIVVRDSVAPRSTKNSRM, via the coding sequence ATGCGTCGGCAGAGCACGGCCGGGGAACAGCGGCGGGCGACGGTCACCGATGTGGCGCGGCTCGCGAGCGTCTCCACGGCGACCGTCTCGCGCGTACTCAACCGGAACTACCCGGTCGCCCAGGCCACCAGGGAACGGGTCGAGTCCGCCATGCGCGAACTCGGCTACGTGGTCAACGCCCACGCCCGCGCCCTCGCCGGAGTCTCCAACCGCACCGTCGGCATCATCGTCAACGAGGTCATCGACCCCTTCTACGCGTACATCGCGCGGGGAGTGGAGCGGGAGGCCGCGCTCGGCGGCCGGCTCTGCCTGGTCTGTTGCACCCAGGGCGACCCGCAGCGCGAGCTGGCCTTCATCGAGCTGATGCACGAGCGGCGGGCCGACGCGGTGATCGTGGTGGGCGGCAGCATCGCCGACCGCACCTACACCTCCGAACTGGCCCGCCGGGCACGGGAGCTGGACGCCGGCGGATCGAAGCTCGTGCTGTGCGGCCGGCCTCCGCTGGGCGAAAGCGCCCCGACCGCCGCGGTGGAATACGACAACGAGGGCGGCGCCTTCGCCATCACCGACCATCTGCTGATGCAGGGCCATGAGCGCATCCTGTACCTGGGCGGTCCGCCCAAGCTCTCCACCACCCGGGACCGGCTGGCCGGGCACCGGCGCGCGCTGGAGCTGCGCGGGGTGACACCCGATCCGGAGCTGGTACAGCCGGGTGCGTTCAGCCGTAACTTCGGACATCGCCGGATGACCGAACTCCTCAAGGACGGACCCGAGTTCACCGCCGTGTTCGCTGCCAACGACATGGTGGCCGCGGGCGCGGCCCAGGCGCTGGAGGAGGCGGGGCTGCGGGTGCCGAAGGACATCTCGCTGGTGGGGTACGACGACATCCCGGTCGCACAGGAGATGCGGCCCAGGCTGACGACGGTGCACGTACCCCTGGAGGAGATGGGGCGGCAGGCCGTGCGGCTGGCCGTGTCGGGCGGCGACGAGGACGACTGGCGTGAGCCGACGACCGGCGCGCTGCGGCTCGGTACGCACATCGTGGTACGCGATTCCGTGGCGCCCCGGTCCACGAAGAACAGCCGGATGTGA
- a CDS encoding carbohydrate ABC transporter permease: protein MEKPTRAGQLAKGLAIVVVVAAVAYPLLGVIGTSFASQTDIIRSTGLVLWPDHPTLDAYRTIFAGGVVTRALIVSIGITVVGTLASLLVTVGMAYGLSRRDVTGSRFILMTALFTMLFNAGIIPNFLLVKGLGLYDTYAALVMPTLVSAFNLVVLRSFFMNLPEELYDAAKVDGAGDLRILVRIVLPLSKAVLAVISLFYAVTYWNAFFNSLLYLNDSAKWPLPMVLRTYVLQGQSLNSASVGEALAPQQAVQMAVLVIAVVPILLVYPFLQRYFTKGVLTGAIKG, encoded by the coding sequence ATGGAGAAGCCGACCCGCGCGGGGCAGCTGGCCAAGGGCCTGGCGATCGTCGTCGTGGTCGCGGCCGTCGCCTACCCGCTGCTCGGTGTCATCGGCACCAGCTTCGCCTCGCAGACCGACATCATCCGTTCCACGGGCCTCGTCCTGTGGCCCGACCACCCGACCCTGGACGCCTACCGCACCATCTTCGCCGGCGGCGTCGTGACCCGGGCGCTGATCGTCAGCATCGGCATCACCGTCGTCGGAACCCTCGCCAGCCTCCTCGTCACGGTCGGCATGGCGTACGGACTGTCGCGCCGCGACGTCACGGGTTCCCGCTTCATCCTGATGACGGCGCTGTTCACCATGCTGTTCAACGCGGGCATCATCCCCAACTTCCTGCTGGTGAAGGGCCTCGGCCTGTACGACACGTACGCCGCGCTCGTCATGCCCACCCTGGTCAGCGCCTTCAACCTGGTCGTCCTGCGCTCCTTCTTCATGAACCTCCCCGAGGAGCTGTACGACGCGGCGAAGGTCGACGGAGCAGGCGACCTGCGCATCCTCGTACGGATCGTGCTGCCGCTCTCCAAGGCCGTCCTCGCGGTGATCAGCCTGTTCTACGCCGTGACGTACTGGAACGCCTTCTTCAACTCGCTCCTGTACCTCAACGACTCCGCGAAATGGCCCCTGCCCATGGTGCTGCGCACCTATGTCCTCCAGGGCCAGAGCCTCAACAGCGCCTCCGTCGGCGAGGCGCTCGCCCCGCAGCAGGCCGTGCAGATGGCGGTCCTCGTGATCGCCGTCGTGCCGATCCTCCTCGTCTATCCCTTCCTCCAGCGCTACTTCACCAAGGGCGTGCTCACCGGAGCCATCAAGGGCTGA
- a CDS encoding ABC transporter permease, translated as MLLLTLPGLLYFIVFHYVPLLGYVVAFQDYEPYLGYMHSVWVGFANFTAAFGEPAFWTATFNTLEIALIQLVFFFPIPVALALLLNSIVSDRIRRFVQSVVYLPHFIGWVIIVSIFQQILGGAGVLPDVLGGLGLPRYDMMSDPDAFPWLLTLQVAWKDAGWGTIIILAALLNIDRQQYEAAAIDGAGPRRRLWHVTLPGIAPVLILLLILNLGQILSVGFEQILLQRDAVGPDAGEVLDTYVYYHGIKDNDWGVAAAVGLVKAVIGTALVLGANKLAHRLGHEGVYRGADR; from the coding sequence ATGCTGCTGCTCACACTTCCCGGCCTGCTCTACTTCATCGTTTTCCACTACGTTCCACTGCTCGGCTACGTCGTGGCGTTCCAGGACTACGAGCCGTACCTCGGCTACATGCACAGCGTCTGGGTGGGGTTCGCCAACTTCACGGCGGCGTTCGGTGAGCCGGCGTTCTGGACCGCCACGTTCAACACCCTGGAGATCGCACTCATCCAGCTGGTGTTCTTCTTCCCGATCCCCGTCGCCCTGGCCCTGCTGCTCAACAGCATCGTCAGCGACCGCATCCGGCGCTTCGTGCAGAGCGTCGTCTATCTGCCGCACTTCATCGGCTGGGTCATCATCGTCTCGATCTTCCAGCAGATCCTGGGCGGCGCGGGGGTCCTGCCCGATGTCCTCGGAGGTCTCGGGCTGCCGCGCTACGACATGATGAGCGACCCCGACGCCTTCCCCTGGCTGCTCACGCTCCAGGTGGCCTGGAAGGACGCCGGCTGGGGCACGATCATCATCCTCGCCGCGCTGCTCAACATCGACAGACAGCAGTACGAAGCCGCGGCGATCGACGGCGCCGGTCCCCGGCGCAGACTGTGGCACGTCACCCTGCCGGGCATCGCCCCGGTGCTGATCCTCCTGCTCATCCTCAACCTCGGGCAGATCCTCTCCGTCGGCTTCGAGCAGATCCTGCTCCAGCGCGACGCGGTCGGACCGGACGCCGGTGAGGTCCTGGACACGTACGTCTACTACCACGGAATCAAGGACAACGACTGGGGCGTCGCCGCCGCCGTCGGGCTCGTCAAGGCGGTCATCGGCACCGCGCTCGTCCTGGGCGCGAACAAGCTCGCCCACCGCCTCGGCCACGAAGGGGTGTACCGCGGTGCTGACCGTTGA
- a CDS encoding right-handed parallel beta-helix repeat-containing protein has protein sequence MNLPTKAVRLTAAASAAALAALLAAPTAQAAPDTRTLYAATNGAGTSCTVSRPCTLEGARDAARAETGRDVRVLLKDGTYELEEPLRLGAADSGGEGRTVTWAAAPDADPVLSGGRAITGWKPNADGTWTADAPAGVTPRQLFVNGERAVRARGEACAPSVCDATRTGMTGANATGIAQWQRPTDAEAVIRVRWRNYHCRIAAVSGDILTFAQPCWTNSASGTDRTGPAWDSTTVDSTRYSGVAFFENAPELLDEPGEFTWNSEARTVTYLPRRGEHMTAARTVTPHTEQLLVLDGAHDIGLSGIGFAYAAYRQPGTDEGYAGMQAGLTLTGATGPVDHAGRYYTKPSAAVTVRGGQRVVIDRARFGRLGGAGAILEAGTKDSALTRSSFRDLSSGAVYVGDTEPMPGTELAGERNTVAYNTISRAGVEYTDSVGIWAGYEAELAIEHNTLDHLPYSGISVGWGWNQPEAQTSVLRDNKVTANRITNVMEAAHEQHDGGAIYTQGSQPGTVLSGNYINRSAFGNTERDGNGIYLDEQSSHILVEKNVITRIGYKWVSNWADYGIENTARSNWTDTAAPVLSGRGSVMTDNLTGLDRLPSEALAVAARAGAHGGPVEQLRTDLARTGTATQSSTDGTGTAQLALDGDTNTDTRTLSEPGAWWQVDLGDTHRVRQIEIWNNSSMTTADFDVVTEDGTIHVDGKSLRPTVLNLDSSTRTVKIMVSGTGRVALSQVLVHP, from the coding sequence GTGAACCTCCCGACGAAAGCCGTACGCCTGACCGCCGCGGCCTCCGCCGCCGCACTGGCCGCCCTCCTGGCGGCCCCCACGGCCCAGGCCGCCCCGGACACCCGCACCCTGTACGCCGCCACGAACGGCGCAGGCACCTCCTGTACGGTCTCCCGGCCCTGCACCCTGGAAGGTGCCAGGGACGCGGCCCGCGCCGAGACCGGCCGTGACGTCCGCGTCCTGCTGAAGGACGGCACGTACGAGCTCGAAGAACCCCTCCGCCTCGGTGCGGCCGACTCCGGCGGGGAGGGCCGCACCGTCACCTGGGCCGCGGCCCCCGACGCCGACCCCGTCCTGTCCGGCGGCCGGGCGATCACCGGCTGGAAGCCGAACGCCGACGGCACCTGGACCGCCGACGCCCCGGCCGGCGTCACACCGCGCCAGCTCTTCGTCAACGGCGAACGCGCCGTCCGCGCCCGCGGCGAGGCATGCGCCCCGAGCGTCTGCGACGCGACCAGAACCGGGATGACCGGGGCCAACGCCACCGGCATCGCCCAGTGGCAGCGCCCCACGGACGCCGAGGCCGTCATCCGGGTCCGCTGGCGCAACTACCACTGCCGGATCGCGGCCGTCAGCGGCGACATCCTGACCTTCGCCCAGCCCTGCTGGACCAACTCCGCGAGCGGAACCGACCGCACGGGACCCGCGTGGGACTCCACGACGGTCGACTCCACCCGCTACAGCGGGGTCGCGTTCTTCGAGAACGCCCCGGAACTCCTCGACGAACCGGGCGAGTTCACCTGGAACTCCGAGGCGCGCACCGTCACCTACCTGCCCCGCAGGGGCGAGCACATGACGGCCGCCAGGACCGTCACCCCGCACACCGAGCAGCTCCTCGTCCTCGACGGGGCGCACGACATCGGCCTCAGCGGAATCGGCTTCGCCTACGCCGCCTACCGCCAGCCCGGCACCGACGAGGGCTACGCGGGCATGCAGGCCGGACTCACCCTGACCGGCGCCACCGGACCCGTCGACCACGCGGGCCGCTACTACACCAAGCCGTCGGCCGCGGTGACCGTACGCGGCGGGCAGCGCGTCGTGATCGACCGGGCGAGGTTCGGCCGTCTCGGCGGCGCCGGAGCGATCCTGGAAGCCGGCACCAAGGACAGCGCCCTGACCCGCTCCTCCTTCAGGGACCTCTCTTCGGGCGCGGTCTACGTCGGGGACACCGAGCCGATGCCCGGCACGGAACTCGCCGGTGAGCGGAACACGGTGGCGTACAACACCATCAGCCGCGCCGGCGTCGAGTACACCGACTCCGTCGGCATCTGGGCGGGGTACGAGGCGGAGCTCGCCATCGAGCACAACACCCTCGACCACCTCCCGTACTCCGGGATCTCCGTCGGCTGGGGCTGGAACCAGCCCGAGGCCCAGACGTCCGTCCTGCGGGACAACAAGGTGACCGCCAACCGCATCACGAACGTCATGGAGGCCGCTCACGAGCAGCACGACGGCGGTGCGATCTACACCCAGGGATCCCAGCCGGGCACGGTCCTCTCGGGGAACTACATCAACCGCTCGGCGTTCGGCAACACCGAGCGCGACGGCAACGGCATCTACCTCGACGAGCAGTCCTCGCACATCCTCGTCGAGAAGAACGTCATCACCCGCATCGGCTACAAGTGGGTCTCCAACTGGGCGGATTACGGCATCGAGAACACGGCCCGGTCCAACTGGACCGACACCGCGGCGCCCGTCCTCTCCGGCCGGGGCTCCGTGATGACGGACAACCTCACCGGCCTCGACCGGCTGCCTTCCGAGGCACTCGCCGTCGCCGCCCGCGCGGGTGCGCACGGCGGACCGGTCGAGCAGCTGCGGACGGACCTCGCCCGCACGGGCACGGCCACCCAGTCCTCGACCGACGGAACGGGCACGGCGCAGCTGGCCCTGGACGGGGACACCAACACCGACACCCGCACGCTGTCCGAGCCGGGCGCCTGGTGGCAGGTCGACCTCGGTGACACCCACCGCGTCCGCCAGATCGAGATCTGGAACAACTCCTCCATGACGACGGCGGACTTCGACGTCGTCACCGAGGACGGAACGATCCACGTCGACGGAAAGTCCTTGCGTCCGACCGTTCTGAACCTGGACAGCAGCACCCGCACCGTGAAGATCATGGTTTCCGGGACCGGACGCGTGGCCCTCTCCCAGGTCCTCGTCCACCCCTGA
- a CDS encoding hydroxyacid dehydrogenase, which produces MSPGLLDDVFPPPVRARLEDVADLNTPAVISEFDSPDAVTALAGAEVLLTGWGCPSVDAELLDRAPALRAVIHAAGTVKTFLSPVAFDRGIVVSSAAAANAVPVAEYTLAAIIMGAKRVFPLAELFRSRRTHRTGADLARQHWLGTHGLTIGVVGASRIGRRVIELLRVLDAEVLLYDPYVTPAEAHRLGVTPTDLDTLVATSDVVTVHAPDTPETRGLIDARRIGLMRPGTLLVNTARGPLVDTEALTGHLVSGRLDAVLDVTSPEPLPDGHPLWDLPNVFITPHLAGAQGNEVGRLGALAVDELRRYANGSAFAHPVHRADLGRIA; this is translated from the coding sequence ATGAGCCCCGGACTGCTCGACGACGTCTTTCCGCCTCCTGTACGGGCCCGGCTCGAAGACGTCGCCGACCTGAACACACCCGCCGTGATCAGCGAGTTCGACTCACCGGACGCGGTGACGGCACTGGCCGGGGCGGAGGTGCTGCTGACCGGCTGGGGCTGCCCGTCCGTCGACGCGGAGCTGCTGGACCGGGCGCCCGCCCTGCGGGCGGTGATCCACGCCGCGGGCACGGTGAAAACGTTTCTGTCGCCGGTGGCCTTCGACCGGGGCATCGTCGTCTCGTCGGCCGCGGCGGCCAACGCCGTGCCGGTGGCCGAGTACACGCTCGCGGCCATCATCATGGGCGCGAAACGGGTGTTCCCGCTGGCCGAGCTGTTCCGCTCCCGGCGCACCCACCGCACGGGCGCCGATCTGGCCCGTCAGCACTGGCTCGGCACGCACGGCCTCACCATCGGGGTCGTCGGCGCCTCGCGGATCGGCCGGCGGGTCATCGAACTCCTCCGCGTCCTGGACGCCGAGGTCCTGCTGTACGACCCCTATGTCACCCCCGCCGAGGCGCACCGCCTCGGGGTCACCCCCACCGACCTGGACACCCTGGTGGCGACGAGCGACGTGGTCACCGTCCACGCCCCGGACACACCGGAAACCCGCGGCCTCATCGATGCCCGCAGGATCGGCCTGATGCGCCCCGGCACCCTGCTGGTCAACACGGCACGCGGCCCGCTGGTGGACACCGAGGCACTGACCGGGCACCTGGTCAGCGGGCGTCTGGACGCCGTGCTCGACGTGACCTCACCCGAGCCCCTGCCGGACGGGCACCCCCTGTGGGACCTGCCCAACGTCTTCATCACCCCGCACCTCGCGGGAGCCCAGGGCAACGAGGTCGGGCGGCTCGGCGCGCTCGCCGTCGACGAACTGCGGCGGTACGCGAACGGCTCGGCCTTCGCCCACCCGGTACACCGGGCCGATCTGGGGAGGATCGCATGA
- a CDS encoding extracellular solute-binding protein has translation MSSSTPINRRALFRMGAGAGLAVAAAPFLAACGDGGTTAKAEAKSASLLPTTAVRNIGLKPDLAGTAAGVPQGFFGYPAKPLRATKGTPLKGASPISVTTETFSPPPPSRASNAAWQEIEKLLGGKVDFTAVPADDYGTKFSTMVASDSLPDLFMYPEVGGVDNKAAFLRATCADLTPYLAGEKIKDYPNLAAIPKAAWQAAIFGGKLYGIPIARTGTGGAGFYRHDLFEEIGITSLDQITGLDRFVEACKELTRPKKDQYAIIAGVTNVLAMSAGAPYFWRLDAATGKFTTDLETPEYRQAVETARSLHEAGCFYPGTIQMSGAQKAQYTDMFKNGKGAYVYDGMPTYLAPGVGYIAAMKAIDPSYDPRPFVPFGKDALAWMDNVELQNTHIKKASGERVQQVLALADFAASPFGSQEYTLINYGVEGTDFTRDSKGNPTLTKRGSQDVTVPWKFMASAVPAVFSADSEEGVRHVHNTLSTMIPIMEQDPTLQYSSPTWDSKGSGSLLTLKQDGLKDIIAGRKPMSAYDQLVKDYLAKGAEQARSEFEEAFQKGKK, from the coding sequence GTGTCGAGCTCCACCCCCATCAACCGCAGAGCACTGTTCCGCATGGGTGCGGGCGCCGGACTGGCCGTGGCCGCGGCGCCGTTCCTCGCCGCCTGCGGCGACGGCGGCACCACCGCGAAGGCGGAGGCCAAGAGTGCCTCGCTGCTGCCCACCACCGCGGTCCGCAACATCGGCCTCAAGCCCGATCTGGCCGGCACCGCCGCCGGCGTCCCGCAGGGCTTCTTCGGCTACCCGGCCAAGCCGCTGCGGGCCACCAAGGGCACCCCGCTCAAGGGCGCGTCCCCCATCAGCGTGACGACGGAGACCTTCTCCCCGCCGCCGCCCTCCCGTGCGAGCAACGCCGCGTGGCAGGAGATCGAGAAGCTGCTCGGCGGCAAGGTCGACTTCACCGCCGTCCCGGCCGACGACTACGGCACGAAGTTCTCCACGATGGTCGCCAGCGACAGCCTGCCCGACCTCTTCATGTACCCCGAGGTCGGCGGAGTCGACAACAAGGCCGCCTTCCTCCGGGCCACGTGCGCCGACCTCACCCCGTACCTCGCCGGCGAGAAGATCAAGGACTACCCGAACCTCGCCGCGATACCGAAGGCCGCCTGGCAGGCCGCGATCTTCGGCGGAAAGCTCTACGGCATCCCGATCGCCCGCACCGGCACCGGCGGAGCAGGCTTCTACCGCCACGACCTGTTCGAGGAGATCGGCATCACGAGCCTCGACCAGATCACCGGTCTCGACCGGTTCGTCGAGGCGTGCAAGGAGCTGACCCGCCCCAAGAAGGACCAGTACGCGATCATCGCCGGGGTCACCAACGTCCTCGCGATGTCGGCGGGCGCCCCCTACTTCTGGCGGCTCGACGCGGCCACCGGCAAGTTCACCACCGATCTGGAGACACCCGAGTACCGCCAGGCCGTGGAGACGGCGCGGTCGCTCCACGAAGCGGGCTGCTTCTACCCCGGCACGATCCAGATGTCCGGGGCGCAGAAGGCCCAGTACACGGACATGTTCAAGAACGGCAAGGGCGCGTACGTCTACGACGGCATGCCCACCTACCTGGCGCCGGGCGTCGGCTACATCGCCGCGATGAAGGCGATCGACCCGTCGTACGACCCGCGGCCCTTCGTCCCGTTCGGCAAGGACGCCCTCGCCTGGATGGACAACGTCGAGCTCCAGAACACCCACATCAAGAAGGCGTCCGGCGAACGCGTCCAGCAGGTGCTCGCCCTCGCCGACTTCGCCGCCTCGCCCTTCGGCAGCCAGGAGTACACGCTCATCAACTACGGCGTCGAGGGCACCGACTTCACGCGCGACTCCAAGGGGAACCCGACGCTCACCAAGCGGGGCAGCCAGGACGTCACGGTGCCCTGGAAGTTCATGGCGTCCGCCGTCCCCGCGGTCTTCAGCGCCGACTCCGAGGAAGGAGTCCGCCATGTGCACAACACCCTGAGCACCATGATTCCGATCATGGAGCAGGACCCCACCCTCCAGTACTCCTCGCCCACCTGGGACTCCAAGGGCAGCGGAAGCCTGCTCACGCTGAAGCAGGACGGGCTGAAGGACATCATCGCCGGCCGCAAGCCCATGTCGGCCTACGACCAGCTGGTCAAGGACTACCTCGCGAAGGGCGCGGAGCAGGCCCGGAGCGAGTTCGAGGAAGCCTTCCAGAAGGGGAAGAAGTGA
- a CDS encoding M1 family metallopeptidase, with translation MTTRRSALRLGGTAVAAAVAVPVLGRPASALPNGFDPAPGSDGVGDPLFPTLGNGGYQVVHYDLTFDFTPVTYDFTAVVRMNARATQDLSAFNLDTDGHTIDSVTVSGTPATWVLSPGKSGQELTVTPAAPLHDGMPFTIEIHYRGNGKAPRLGLTGWKFGTDGGFASAAQSSRADTFLPCNDTPSDKATWTFHISAPEGFVATANGELLHKTPGTNGSTVWHFGLRERMATELIGIAVVKGTYLYGTSHRGLPLRHIVPQGQEEKYGPVVARTADHLAWVEAKFGRYPFSVYGIHIYDGYTDALENQTLSLFSTNWFKLNADGNPAYENTMVHELVHQWYGDSVTPADWQQAWLNEGPAVYYAALYSEERGWSVLTDKMKATYAKLDAVRAKDGPPGLPKALGGTNIYDGGALVLYALRRRIGDRAFDRVMRIWPERFKDRNVSSEDFITHTVNVTGDRSLDAFLRDWLFGAVNPPMPGHPDWKAGA, from the coding sequence GTGACCACACGACGCTCCGCCCTCAGACTCGGCGGCACCGCCGTCGCGGCAGCCGTGGCCGTGCCCGTACTCGGCCGGCCCGCCTCCGCCCTCCCGAACGGATTCGACCCGGCTCCCGGTTCCGACGGCGTCGGCGACCCGCTCTTCCCGACCCTCGGCAACGGCGGCTACCAGGTCGTCCACTACGACCTGACCTTCGACTTCACCCCGGTGACGTACGACTTCACCGCCGTGGTGCGGATGAACGCCAGGGCCACCCAGGACCTCTCCGCGTTCAACCTGGACACCGACGGTCACACCATCGACTCCGTCACCGTCTCGGGCACCCCCGCCACCTGGGTCCTCTCGCCCGGGAAGAGCGGCCAGGAACTCACCGTCACCCCGGCCGCCCCGCTCCACGACGGCATGCCCTTCACCATCGAGATCCACTACCGGGGCAACGGGAAGGCGCCCCGGCTCGGCCTCACCGGCTGGAAGTTCGGCACCGACGGCGGCTTCGCCTCCGCCGCCCAGTCCTCCCGGGCCGACACCTTCCTGCCCTGCAACGACACCCCGTCCGACAAGGCGACCTGGACGTTCCACATCAGCGCGCCCGAGGGCTTCGTCGCCACCGCCAACGGCGAGCTGCTCCACAAGACACCGGGTACGAACGGCTCCACCGTCTGGCACTTCGGGCTGCGCGAGAGGATGGCGACCGAACTCATCGGCATCGCCGTCGTCAAAGGCACCTATCTGTACGGGACGAGCCACCGGGGACTCCCGCTGCGGCACATCGTTCCGCAGGGCCAGGAGGAGAAGTACGGGCCCGTCGTCGCCCGTACCGCCGACCATCTGGCCTGGGTGGAGGCCAAGTTCGGGCGCTACCCGTTCTCCGTCTACGGCATCCACATCTACGACGGGTACACCGACGCGCTGGAGAACCAGACCCTCTCCCTCTTCTCCACCAACTGGTTCAAGCTCAACGCGGACGGCAATCCGGCCTACGAGAACACCATGGTCCACGAGCTGGTCCACCAGTGGTACGGGGACTCGGTCACCCCCGCCGACTGGCAGCAGGCATGGCTCAACGAGGGTCCCGCCGTGTACTACGCGGCCCTGTACAGCGAGGAGCGCGGCTGGTCCGTGCTCACCGACAAGATGAAGGCCACCTACGCCAAGCTCGACGCCGTCCGCGCCAAGGACGGGCCGCCCGGACTCCCCAAGGCCCTCGGCGGCACCAACATCTACGACGGCGGCGCGCTCGTCCTGTACGCCCTGCGCCGGCGGATCGGCGACCGCGCCTTCGACCGGGTGATGCGGATCTGGCCCGAACGGTTCAAGGACCGCAACGTCTCCAGCGAGGACTTCATCACCCACACCGTGAACGTCACCGGTGACCGGTCCCTCGACGCCTTCCTGCGCGACTGGCTCTTCGGAGCCGTGAACCCGCCCATGCCCGGCCACCCCGACTGGAAGGCAGGCGCGTGA
- a CDS encoding M60 family metallopeptidase — translation MRIPTSSSSPARSSVSRRAVLASAAGAGALAALGAAAGPASAEARRPLADILVTARPGSEAERLRLGQALRGSEFDPTGLYVPAGAALTLTVQPHDDLTPTLWIGAWDYYGEIKEPRSYPLTAGANTVTDPHGGPVYLTLRGAGERASVLFRSGAVRMPVFTLGETTEAEYQDRLDTLTASPYVELVAPNTIMTLTRDGALLHRDEDHAALLELVETLIDSHARISGLDGSKAVHRRKAGPYHFTEVSKVPTGVGAYATHGYNGFPRAYLDRATTVTGLRTRGWGFYHELGHLHQQMAYKPGGLTEVTVNIYSLAAQRTLGQPSNLLTVDATTGLTYFQSAQRKFGTAGLTYEKSFGAYEKLVPLRQLELAFGEDFWPRMHKLVREENPQSDYTENDKRYRALATYSSRVAGYDLTDFFVTTWAFPIDATGRAELAALNLPQPPVDASTLTD, via the coding sequence ATGCGTATTCCGACGTCGTCCTCCTCGCCCGCCCGCTCCTCGGTCAGCCGTCGCGCCGTCCTCGCCTCGGCGGCGGGGGCCGGAGCCCTGGCCGCGCTCGGCGCCGCCGCCGGACCGGCTTCCGCCGAAGCCCGCCGACCCCTGGCCGACATCCTCGTCACCGCCCGCCCGGGCTCCGAGGCCGAGCGGCTCCGGCTCGGACAGGCCCTGCGCGGCAGCGAGTTCGATCCCACCGGGCTGTACGTCCCGGCCGGGGCGGCACTCACGCTGACGGTCCAGCCGCACGACGACCTCACCCCCACCCTCTGGATCGGCGCCTGGGACTACTACGGCGAGATCAAGGAACCGCGCAGCTACCCGCTGACCGCCGGCGCCAACACCGTGACCGACCCGCACGGCGGCCCGGTCTACCTGACGCTGAGGGGCGCCGGCGAGCGGGCGAGCGTGCTGTTCCGCTCGGGGGCCGTCCGGATGCCCGTCTTCACCCTGGGCGAGACCACCGAGGCCGAGTACCAGGACCGCCTGGACACGCTCACCGCCTCGCCGTACGTCGAGCTCGTCGCCCCGAACACGATCATGACCCTCACCCGCGACGGCGCCCTCCTCCACCGCGACGAGGACCATGCCGCGCTGCTGGAGCTGGTCGAGACGCTCATCGACTCGCACGCCCGGATCAGCGGCCTCGACGGCTCGAAGGCGGTGCACCGGCGGAAGGCGGGGCCGTACCACTTCACCGAGGTCAGCAAGGTGCCGACCGGTGTCGGCGCCTACGCGACGCACGGCTACAACGGCTTCCCGCGCGCGTACCTGGACCGCGCGACCACCGTGACGGGGCTGCGGACCCGGGGCTGGGGCTTCTACCACGAGCTCGGCCACCTCCATCAGCAGATGGCCTACAAGCCGGGCGGCCTCACCGAGGTCACGGTCAACATCTACTCGCTCGCCGCCCAGCGCACCCTCGGCCAGCCGTCCAACCTCCTGACGGTCGACGCGACGACGGGGCTGACCTACTTCCAGTCCGCGCAGCGGAAGTTCGGCACGGCAGGGCTGACCTACGAGAAGTCCTTCGGCGCGTACGAGAAGCTCGTCCCGCTCCGGCAGCTGGAGCTCGCCTTCGGCGAGGACTTCTGGCCCCGGATGCACAAGCTCGTGCGGGAGGAGAACCCCCAGTCCGACTACACGGAGAACGACAAGCGCTACCGGGCCCTGGCCACCTACTCCAGCCGTGTCGCCGGATACGACCTCACCGACTTCTTCGTCACCACCTGGGCGTTCCCCATCGACGCGACCGGCAGGGCGGAGCTGGCCGCGCTGAACCTGCCGCAGCCGCCCGTCGACGCCTCCACGCTCACCGACTGA